TGTCCAACGGACTTAAATTTTTGAAATAGTTCATCGGCATAAAGTAGTTGAGTAATATGAGAATTGGAACTACAGAAACCATTCCCATTGCTCACTTTTCTCGGCTTTGTTTAAACTCTGGTTTTGGTCTGCCTACAAAACTTGCTTCACCTAATAAAAATTTGATGGCTTTAGCAACGTTCTTATCAATACTCTGTTCTGTTTTTAAAAAAGAAATGTATTTTATTATCTCACTTCTGAGAGAAGGACGTAATTGATTAAATACCTCATTTGCATCAGGATTCTCTTCTAATACTTTGAGCAACTTTGGATGTGGAAGAATCGACCTGTCTTCTTCATCAATTTCTAAACTTATAGTCAACAGTTCCCCAATTCTTTTTGGTGAGTTTTCTAACATGTTGGTGTTTACATACAACCGCCATTCACCGGAATACTTAACCAGGGTTTGCTTATAGTTTTTGCCATTAAGAGTTCCTTTTATGGGAATTTTCCCTTTGTATTTTTTAGATAATGTTAATACCGATTCTAAAACAGTTTCAGGTAAAAACACAAATGGGTTAATCCCAATTATTTCAAGTTTAGCAGAAAAGGTATGCTTTTCACCAGGTGTCATTTTATTTAATATAGTTTTGGTTCAGCAGCTCAAAACAATCATTTTTTTCCACTTGCTTTTTTAGGATAGTTCGGAATATTCAGCCCTAGTATAATGTCATGTTCTGCAATTTGCAAGCTATCTTTTAATACCACCCGAACAATACCACTACCGCCACGAGGTTTCTCTGAAGGTCTTTTTTTGATGTAAGGCAATAAGAGCCTGTCATCATCAAAATTTATATCCTCAATCCAATATTCGTTGGCAATATCAGGTTCTTTAATAAGCAAATGAATGTGAGCAGGTAGTTGTGTATTAGGATAAGGAGCAGGGCGTATAGTGAAAAGAGTATACTTCCCTTTTTTGTCTGTTTTTAACCATCCCCGAATATGGCCATGACGGGTTTGGTTTTCTTGCTTGTCATTTCTTGGTGAATAATAGCCGTCATTATCGGTATGATGGTAATAGATTATGGTGTTGGGCGCAGGAGTTTTTCCATCAATTTGAAACACTGTACCGCTTACTATCAACTTTTGTCCCCTCTCAAACCAACCTGGACTAGTATCCACAGAATTAATTTCTTTAGGCATTCCTAAGTACAGTAAGTCGCAATAACCTTTCTCGCAGTCGCCACCTACCCGCTTGGTTTTGTCATACGAGTTATTGTTCTGAGTTTGCCCGTTACAGCTCGTTATAAGCAGCAAAACTAATCCCGTTAGCGAAAATATTCTCAACAGAAACATACTAGTTCAACCCAAAATAATACAACCGACTATTAACTCATTACAAAAAGTATATAAAATTAGAAAAAGTCAACTAAAGCACTTATAGAATAAGCTACTTTTTAATTTACGCGTTGCTTGGCCAAGTAAAAATCGTAACTATAAACATTATAAGGAAGCAGTTTTTGGGCAAAGAAACGAGCAATGATACAAGCGGTCATAATTGGAAAAAACAAATCGTAACCATTAGGCAATAATTCACATACCAATACCAATGACATGCAAGGTGCGTATAGTGAACCCGAAAGGGTTGCCCCCATACCTACCAAAGCAAAATTTAGGGGGATCAAATCAGTACCTAAAAACTTATTACATAAAAGCGAAAACAATAACCCTAAAAACGCACCGGCAACAATACTTGGAGCGAACACTCCGCCATCCCCCCCGGCGCCCAAGGTTAACGATGAGGCCAATGGCTTTAATAGCACAATACCTAATAAAAACAGTAATGAAATATTTTGAGAATGTTCTAGATCATTCAATGATTCATTTAAACCATGATAACTATCACCAAATAAAGCCGGATAAAACAAAATCATTACTCCAACGCTAATGGCTCCTAAATTTACTCGTATAAAATTATTGGAGATCTTGGCAAACAGCCCCTTCAATTTGGTTACCAAAACAGTAAAATACACAGATAGTAACCCACCTAACAAACTCAATAGAATGAAATACGGCACCGCCTGCCAATGCCACCCATTAACTTTATAATGTAATAAGGGCTCATTGTCAAATTTCAGAATGAATCCCCAGGCAATTAGTGCTGCCACCGAACAACTAAGTAGTACCGTTTTTTTTGCTTTTTTAGCAATAACTTCAATTGCAAACAACCAACCCGCCAACGGACTAGAGAATAAGACGGCAACGCCTGCCGTAATGCCTGCGCACATTATCTCACGTTTATATCTTCGCGCCGAAATTCTTCTGGAGTAAATTGTATTACCTGTTGTTGCCGTAGCCACAACTGTAGACACTTCAATACCTGTCGATCCTCCGAAAATAACAGTCAAAAAACCGTTAAGGTAATGGGCCGGTATCCTGAACAACGGCAAATGTTCTTTTCGTTGGTCAATTGTATGATAAATTTCAGTAATGCCTTTACTTTTTCGATTTTGAAAAATGTATTTTCTTAAAAAGTAAATGGCTGTAATTCCGATGGTTGGAAAAAAGATAAACGCAAGGGGGGCAAAAGAAAAAACGCTTTTAAAAATAGCATGCTCCATAAACTCTGTAAGGTGCTTTAAGGAAAAAGCCAACAAAATACTCGATATGGTAACTAAAACCGATGAAACGATAAGTTTAATGTAGTTAAGGGTAATTACTCTATTTCTTTTCACTAGTACTTCTTTATATTATTATTTCCGAGGGCAAAAATAATGTTATTTTATTTTTTACTTGCTTTGGCGTTTTCGCGACACCATTTGGGTAGTTAAATTTAATCGTTCACTTCCACAATTATGTGTTTTCAAATAGTAAAAGCCATTGTTTTAAGGACAATTATTCTCTTGTAAAACAGATTTTATACTTAGACAAACAGCCTCAAACTGTTAATAAGAATTTTAATTGAAAGGACTGTATAAATTCAGTTTTTTTCACACTTTTGAACTTCAATCAGTATACATGCAACAGGGACCTATTGGAGTTTTTGATTCAGGCTACGGAGGATTAACAGTGTTAAAAGAGGTTGTTCGTCAACTACCTGATTATGACTATCTGTACCTGGGGGATAATGCCCGCGCTCCTTATGGAACGAGATCATTTGAAACAGTTTACCACTACACTTTAGAATGTGTTAATTACTTATTCAGCCAGGGTTGTTCTTTAATAATTTTAGCTTGTAATACGGCTTCTGCCAAAGCACTACGCAGTATTCAACAGAATGATTTACCTAAAATGACAGGTAATAAACGAGTTTTAGGGGTGATAAGACCAACAGCAGAAATTGTTGGAAACATGACTCGGTCAAAGCAAATAGGCATTTTGGGAACTGCCGGCACAGTTGCTTCAGGTTCCTATCCAATTGAGATTCAAAAATATTTCCCCCAAGTCGGAGTTCACCAGGAAGCCTGTCCAATGTGGGTGCCATTGGTTGAAAATGATGAATATGATAGTCCTGGAGCTGACTATTTTGTTAAGCAGCATCTTGAAAGACTACTTAACAAGTCCTCAGAAATTGATACAATTGTTCTTGGGTGTACTCATTACCCATTGCTTGCGGGAAAGATTTTAAAGTATCTTTCTCCAGATATTAAATTACTTTCACAAGGTGAAATAGTGGCCCACAGTCTATCTGATTACCTAAATCGCCATCCCGAAATTGAAGCCTTGTGTAGCAGACATGGCCAAAGACATTTCTTAACCACTGATTCTATTGAGGTGTTTGAAAAGCATGCAAGCCGTTTTTTTGGTAAGCCTGTAAGGGCCGAACATATAGACCTAGTGTAATAAACCTAAAATGTTAACAATATTTAAACGAGCTAAAAATATGCTTTTAGCTCGTTTTTCTTTATTAAACTTATTGATAAGAAAGAACCATCAACTTTTACGTAACTTTATCCGGCCTGAAAAAACCAGACAATCTTATAGAATTTCAGGTCAAATGAACTTATCCAGAGAATAGCAAATCTTATCGCACTTCTCAAAATCCTTTTTACAAAATGACTTTTAACGATTTAAACTTAATAGAACCTATTACCAAAGCGCTTCAAGGCGAAGGCTATACTAACCCCACTCCTATTCAGGAACAAGCTATTCCAGTAATTTTGCAGGGAAAAGACCTACTTGGCTGCGCACAAACCGGCACCGGTAAAACTGCTGCCTTTGCAATTCCAACACTACAGTTACTCAGCCAAAATAGCCGCCATGAACAGGGCCCTAAAGCCATTAAAGCCTTAATTCTTACACCAACTCGAGAATTAGCCATCCAAATTGGCGATAGCTTTGCTGCATATGGAAAATATTTAAAGCTAAATCACCTGGTGATTTATGGAGGAGTTTCTCAATTGGCACAAACTGCCGCTCTGAGCAAAGGAGTTGATATTTTAATTGCCACCCCGGGGCGCCTACTCGACCTAATGAACCAAAAGTTCGTCCATCTGCATAAAATTCAATTTTTCGTTTTGGATGAAGCAGATAGAATGCTCGACATGGGCTTTGTGAATGATGTTAAAAGAGTAATTAGTAAACTCCCTGAAAAAAGACAAACATTATTCTTTTCGGCTACCATGCCACCTGTTATTCAACAATTGGCCGACAGTATCTTAACGCAACCTGTAAAAGTAGAAGTGACCCCTGTTTCATCTACTGCCGAGACCATTAACCAATCGGTTTACATGGTTGACAGAAGTAGTAAAAAAGCTTTACTCAACCATATACTGGAAGACCAATCGATTGAAACAGCGCTGGTTTTTAGCCGTACCAAACATGGAGCCGACCGCATAGCCCGTGATCTGAATAAGGGGAAAATTAAAGCAGAAGCCATACACGGCGATAAATCACAAAATGCTCGACAACGTGCCTTAAGCAATTTTAAATCAAAGGAAATTCGTGTTCTGGTAGCCACTGATATTGCTGCCAGAGGAATTGATATAGATGAGCTTACCCATGTGATCAACTTCGACGTGCCATACGAGGCAGAAACTTACGTTCACCGAATCGGCCGTACAGGAAGAGCGGGAGCTAATGGCTCGGCATTTACATTTTGTGATGCCGAGGAAATGACTTATTTGAAAGATATTACCAAACTGATAGGCAAAGCCATTCCAACTGTTGAGGATCATCCCTTTCCATTAACAATACAACGAATACTGGAAGTTCAAAATCAGCAAACTCAGAAGAAAAACGACAACCGTCAAAACAAACGCGGCAATTCTCATAATAAGAACAAAGGAGCCACCCAGCATAGTAAGAAAAAACAACACCGAAAAGGCACTCCTAATAAGCAAGCCAGGCAACAACCATAACTAACAGTTGATTGATTTTAAACACTTTAATTCGTAACTTCAATTAATTTCTAAGGGCAAATCTTTATTCAAAAAAACAATCAGAAAGGAGGTGATATGCTTAGCAAGAAATTAGAAGACTATCTGAATAGTCAACAAATTCAGTTTACGGTTATTGACCATATGGCAACCGCAACCGCCCAGCGTACTGCAGCTGCGGCACATATCCCAGGGAATGAAATGGCCAAAACGGTGATGGTTAAAATTGATGATAAAATGATGATGGCCGTTTTACCTTCCCATAACCGAATTGACTTGGGTAAATTGAAAGAACTTACCGGGGCCAGAATGATTTCATTGGCAAATGAAGGTGAATTCAGAACCTACTTCCCTGATTGTGAGACCGGAGCAATGCCTCCTTTTGGAAATTTATACGGCATGGACGTTTATTGTGAAGAACAACTAAGCCGCGACCGACAAATTGCATTTAATGCTGGCTCGCATAAAGAACTGATTCAAATGCCTTTTAAATCATTTGAAAATTTGGTACACCCCCGAATTACGCACTTTTCGGCCTAAGGCATAAAAAAATACTCTGCAGTGTCAGAGTATTTTTTTTTACAATTCTTCTTTTGATGACTAAAAAATACACTTCGGAAATTGAAGTAATCGCCACATTTCTCTATTACACAAGAACTTAATTTCAAGCTGTTTTTCCTTATTCTGATAGCAGAAAATCAACTGCTTATTAAAAAGGACATGTTTGCCAAAAGCCTTTAAAATCAGTATGTAAAAACACTTTTACACTACCCTAATTCAATACAACAAAGCTCTAACTAACAACAACTTAGAAACAAAACCATATATACCATTTAAGTTTTTGTTCTTTCGCAGCGTTTTACAATCACAATCAATAAGGGCTGGAACAGGATTTGAACTTTGCATATCGTTCCCAAAAATTACTCGTTATGAAAGCAGTTACTTCTACATCCGCAGCAAATATGAAAAGTACCAAACTCAGCAAATCAAACAAGTATGCTCAAATAACCTTTGATTATTTAAAGCATTTATTTGGAAAAAAACATCAAAAATACGGCCCTAGTGCTGCAATAGTATATGTTGATACTTGTAATTCTTAGATTAAGAAGATTTAAAGCTATTCAGGCACAAGAATATTTATATTAAAACGAGAATTGTATTAGCAAAAACAGCGCAGATGATTAACCTGCGCTGTTTTCTATTTTATGAATACTTAGCCTTAGCCTAAATAACCACGTTTACAATACGGCCTTTCACCACAATTACTTTTTTAGGAGTTTTTCCATCAAGGAATTTGGCAACATCAGCACTCTCCAATACCTGCTTTTCAACATCAGCAGGCTCAAGAGTTAAGGAAAGGTTGATTTTGGTTCTCACCTTACCATTGATTGAAATTGGGTAATCAAAGGCATCTTCAACCAAGTATTCAGCTTTAAACTCCGGATATGCCGCCGTAATCACGCTGCCTTTTCCTGGGTTCAATAATGACCATAGTTCTTCTGAAATATGAGGAGCATAAGGCGAAAGTGTAATCACTAAAGGCTCCAAGATTGCCCGCTTATTACATTTCAAAGCAGTTAACTCATTTACACAAATCATATAGCTTGATACCGAGGTGTTGAATGAGAAGCGATCAACATCTTCCTGTACCTTTTGTATAATCTTGTGCAAAGCCTTTAACTCCGCCTTTGTAGGTTCTTCATTTGAAACATGGAAGTTACCTTTTTCATCCAGGAATAAATTCCAGAACTTACGTAAGAAGTTATAAACACCTGAAATACCATTAGTGTTCCATGGTTTAGCTTGCTCCAATGGACCTAGGAACATTTCATACATCCGCAAGGTATCAGCTCCGTATTGGTCAATAATATCGTCAGGGTTTACAACATTAAACTTCGATTTCGACATTTTCTCCACTTCATGCCCGCAGAAATACTTTCCATCTTCCAGAATGAATTCAGCATTAGCATAATCCGGCAATGAATTTTTAAACTTATCTAAATCAAGGATGTCATTGGTTACAATATTTACATCAACATGCAGTGGATGCGTATCATAGTCTTTACGCAAGCCATATGAAACAAACTTATTCGTCCCGATAATTCTGTATACAAAGTTCGATCGACCTTGAATCATACCCTGGTTAATCAGCTTTTTAAACGGCTCCTCTTCCTGGGTATATCCCAAATCTTTTAACACTTTATTCCAAAAACGTGAGTATAGCAAGTGACCCGTTGCGTGCTCTGAACCACCAATGTATAAGTCTACATCCTTCCAATATGCTGTAGCCTCTTTAGACGCAAACTCACTATCGTTTTTGGCATCCATGTAGCGATACCAGTACCAGCTGCTGCCGGCCCAACCTGGCATAGTACTTAATTCATAATCATATTCGCCTTTGTACTTCCAGTTTTCAGCGCGTCCTAATGGCGGTTCGCCGGTTTCGGTTGGCAAATATTTATCAATTTCAGGCAACACCAGAGGTAAATCGCCTTCATCAATTAAGTATGGTAAATCATTTTTAAAGTATACAGGAACAGGCTCCCCCCAGTAACGTTGACGGGCAAAAATAGCGTCACGCATACGATAATTGATTTTGGCCTTTCCTGTACCTTCTGCTTCAATTTTCGCAACTAACGCTTTCATCGCCTCGGTATAATTCATACCATTGATCATACCTGAATTAACATACTTACCTTCTTTAGTAGGATCAGCAGTTTCATCAATCACCTGGCTGTCCAAAATCTGAACAATTGGTAAGTTGTAGAACTGGGCAAAGCGATAGTCACGTTCATCACCAGAAGGAACTGCCATAACAGCTCCGGTTCCGTAACCAGCCAGTACATAATCAGCGATCCACACAGGAACTTTTTCTCCACTTAATGGATTAATGGCATAAGCACCGGTAAATGCACCTGAAACGGTTTTTACATCCGACATACGGTCGCGTTCACTTTTTTGCTTGGTTTTTGCAATGTAAGTGTCAATTTCGGTCTTTTGCTCTGCCGTGGTGATCTGCTGCACTAATTCATGTTCAGGCGCTAAAACAAGGAAGGTAACCCCGTAAACTGTATCCAAGCGAGTTGTGAAAACTTCTATCTTTTCTTCAAACTTCTCTAATTGGAAACGTAAAAGTGCTCCTTCTGATTTACCAATCCAGTTGCGCTGCATTTCGCGCACCGGCTCTGGCCAGTCAATAGTATCTAATCCTTGCAGCAAGCGCTCAGCATAAGCTGAAATACGCATGCTCCATTGTTTCATTTTCTTTTGCTCAACCGGGTGACCACCTCGCTCAGAAAAGCCGCCAATTACCTCATCATTGGCTAAAACGGTACCCAAGGCAGGGCACCAGTTTACCACCGATTCCGATAAGTACGTTAAACGGTATTTCAACAATTCTTTTTGTTGTTCTTCTTCACTCATCGCTTTCCACTCAGCAGCAGAAAACTTACGAGCATCTTCATCACAAACAGCATTCACTCCATCAGTGCCATTGTTTTCAAATTTTGCAACTAAGAGGCTAATGGCTTCTGCTTTATCTGTTTCGTTATTATACCATGCATTGAACAATTGCATGAATATCCATTGTGTCCATTTGTAATAATCAGCATCACAAGTACGTATTTGGCGACTCCAATCGTAAGCAAAGCCGATACGATCTAACTGCTGGCGGTAACGTTTGGTATTTTGATCAGTAGTAATGGCAGGATGTTGTCCGGTTTGAATAGCGTATTGCTCCGCCGGCAAACCAAAAGCATCGTACCCCATTGGGTGTAACACGTTGAAACCTTTCAAACGCTTAAAGCGGGTGAAAATATCTGAAGCTATATACCCCAGCGGGTGACCTACGTGCAAACCTGCCCCTGACGGGTAGGGAAACATGTCAAGCACGTAATATTTAGGCTTGTTTAAGTCGATATCGACCTTATACGTTTGATTTTCGGCCCAGTACTTTTGCCATTTCAGCTCAATGTCGCGAAACTTATATTCCATAAAAGAAGTATGAAAAATGAAACCGGAAGTAGGACTCTTACTAAATTATTTCAAAGCCTTACCACGTTTCAATGTTAAACTTTTTACCAATTTTGTATTTAGAACGCGAAAATATGAATTTACCTGCGGAAATAATTGTTTGAAGTTTACGTTTGTAAATTGAATTAGTATTTTCGCAACACCTATAACGTAATTCGTATGCAGGAATTTGAAGAAAGCAACGTTTCAAGAAAAACCAAAAGAGTGTATATCACTACGGTAATTAGTATTGCCATGGTATTGTTAATGGTTGGCCTGGCCGGGCTTATTGTTTTACATGCCCGCAAACTGTCTGATTATGTGAAAGAAAATATTGTTGTTAACGTTTATTTAAACGAAGATGCCAAAGAAGTGGATATTTTGGCACTACAAAAGGAAATTGAAAAAAATCCTGCTGTAAAATCAACAGTATATGTTAGCAAAGAACTGGCAGCAGAAAACCTATCAAAGGATTTAGGCGAAGACTTCATTAAGTTTTTAGGCTATAACCCGCTGCTGTACTCTATTGATGTGTACATGAAAGCCGATTACGCCGACAATGCCAACATCGACCGAATTATCAAAGATCTTAGCGGAAAGGCTTTGGTAAAAGAAGTTAAGTATCAACAATCACTGGTTGATAGCATGAATCGCAATATTCAAACCATCAGTTTGATTATTTTATGTTTTGGAGGACTGTTGCTTTTCATAGCACTTGCGTTAATTAATAACACTATCCGCTTAGCCATTTATTCTCAACGCTTCATTATTAAAAGTATGCAGCTGGTAGGTGCTACCAAAAACTTTATTCGCAAACCGTTTTTGGGAATGGCCATTTTACATGGGGTTTTGGCTGGCTTATTGGCAACATTAATGGTAATGGGGGTATTATACTTAGCTCGCCAAGAGATACCAGAACTTGTTGTATTACAAGATTATACTGAGTTCGGCATTTTATTTATCGGAATGATTTTGCTGGGTATCGTTATTTCGGTGTTCAGTACCTACTTTGCTGTAACCCGCTACTTACGCTTAAAAATTGACGCACTTTACGTGTAATATAAGAATAGGATATTGGGTTACTAACCTCAATATCAATAAGACAAAAAACTAATGAGTACAAACATTAAATCAACAGAAAATACCACCGCTAAGAAGACGCACTTACTTTTCGGCAAAACTAACTATACCATAATGCTAATTGGTCTTGCAGTTATTGTTTTAGGCTTCTTTTGCATGAGTGGGACAACAGACATCTACAACAACACCAAACTGGTTGTTGCTCCTATATTGGTTCTTGTCGGTTTCGTTATCGAGTTTTTTGCGATATTCAAGAAACCCTCTGAATAATTTAGCTAGGGACCATAATCCATTAATCGGAACTCTTTCCTAACTATGGATTATGGCTCCCCCACTTAGCTCCCATATTTTCACATTTTTCACCAACCAAATGACCCTCATTCAAGCAATTGTCCTTGCTATAGTAGAAGGACTGACTGAGTTTTTACCTGTTTCCTCAACCGGACACATGATTATCACCTCATGGTTAATGAAAGTCCCGAATAATGATTTCACTAAGTTTTTTACAGTTGGCATTCAATTCGGAACTATACTTTCTGTGGTAATCCTGTATTTCAATAGATTCTTCCAAAGTTTTGAATTTTACCTTAAGCTTTTTATAGCCTTCATCCCTGCCGCGATATTCGGTGTTTTATTTTCAGATCAGATTGACGCATTATTAGAGAGTGTATTAACAGTTGGTATAATGCTGCTAGTTGGCGGT
Above is a window of Solitalea lacus DNA encoding:
- a CDS encoding YdeI/OmpD-associated family protein is translated as MTPGEKHTFSAKLEIIGINPFVFLPETVLESVLTLSKKYKGKIPIKGTLNGKNYKQTLVKYSGEWRLYVNTNMLENSPKRIGELLTISLEIDEEDRSILPHPKLLKVLEENPDANEVFNQLRPSLRSEIIKYISFLKTEQSIDKNVAKAIKFLLGEASFVGRPKPEFKQSREK
- a CDS encoding aminoacyl-tRNA deacylase, whose product is MLSKKLEDYLNSQQIQFTVIDHMATATAQRTAAAAHIPGNEMAKTVMVKIDDKMMMAVLPSHNRIDLGKLKELTGARMISLANEGEFRTYFPDCETGAMPPFGNLYGMDVYCEEQLSRDRQIAFNAGSHKELIQMPFKSFENLVHPRITHFSA
- a CDS encoding chloride channel protein, translating into MKRNRVITLNYIKLIVSSVLVTISSILLAFSLKHLTEFMEHAIFKSVFSFAPLAFIFFPTIGITAIYFLRKYIFQNRKSKGITEIYHTIDQRKEHLPLFRIPAHYLNGFLTVIFGGSTGIEVSTVVATATTGNTIYSRRISARRYKREIMCAGITAGVAVLFSSPLAGWLFAIEVIAKKAKKTVLLSCSVAALIAWGFILKFDNEPLLHYKVNGWHWQAVPYFILLSLLGGLLSVYFTVLVTKLKGLFAKISNNFIRVNLGAISVGVMILFYPALFGDSYHGLNESLNDLEHSQNISLLFLLGIVLLKPLASSLTLGAGGDGGVFAPSIVAGAFLGLLFSLLCNKFLGTDLIPLNFALVGMGATLSGSLYAPCMSLVLVCELLPNGYDLFFPIMTACIIARFFAQKLLPYNVYSYDFYLAKQRVN
- a CDS encoding intradiol ring-cleavage dioxygenase, which produces MLLITSCNGQTQNNNSYDKTKRVGGDCEKGYCDLLYLGMPKEINSVDTSPGWFERGQKLIVSGTVFQIDGKTPAPNTIIYYHHTDNDGYYSPRNDKQENQTRHGHIRGWLKTDKKGKYTLFTIRPAPYPNTQLPAHIHLLIKEPDIANEYWIEDINFDDDRLLLPYIKKRPSEKPRGGSGIVRVVLKDSLQIAEHDIILGLNIPNYPKKASGKK
- a CDS encoding cell division protein FtsX; this translates as MQEFEESNVSRKTKRVYITTVISIAMVLLMVGLAGLIVLHARKLSDYVKENIVVNVYLNEDAKEVDILALQKEIEKNPAVKSTVYVSKELAAENLSKDLGEDFIKFLGYNPLLYSIDVYMKADYADNANIDRIIKDLSGKALVKEVKYQQSLVDSMNRNIQTISLIILCFGGLLLFIALALINNTIRLAIYSQRFIIKSMQLVGATKNFIRKPFLGMAILHGVLAGLLATLMVMGVLYLARQEIPELVVLQDYTEFGILFIGMILLGIVISVFSTYFAVTRYLRLKIDALYV
- a CDS encoding DUF3098 domain-containing protein, with product MSTNIKSTENTTAKKTHLLFGKTNYTIMLIGLAVIVLGFFCMSGTTDIYNNTKLVVAPILVLVGFVIEFFAIFKKPSE
- the leuS gene encoding leucine--tRNA ligase; this encodes MEYKFRDIELKWQKYWAENQTYKVDIDLNKPKYYVLDMFPYPSGAGLHVGHPLGYIASDIFTRFKRLKGFNVLHPMGYDAFGLPAEQYAIQTGQHPAITTDQNTKRYRQQLDRIGFAYDWSRQIRTCDADYYKWTQWIFMQLFNAWYNNETDKAEAISLLVAKFENNGTDGVNAVCDEDARKFSAAEWKAMSEEEQQKELLKYRLTYLSESVVNWCPALGTVLANDEVIGGFSERGGHPVEQKKMKQWSMRISAYAERLLQGLDTIDWPEPVREMQRNWIGKSEGALLRFQLEKFEEKIEVFTTRLDTVYGVTFLVLAPEHELVQQITTAEQKTEIDTYIAKTKQKSERDRMSDVKTVSGAFTGAYAINPLSGEKVPVWIADYVLAGYGTGAVMAVPSGDERDYRFAQFYNLPIVQILDSQVIDETADPTKEGKYVNSGMINGMNYTEAMKALVAKIEAEGTGKAKINYRMRDAIFARQRYWGEPVPVYFKNDLPYLIDEGDLPLVLPEIDKYLPTETGEPPLGRAENWKYKGEYDYELSTMPGWAGSSWYWYRYMDAKNDSEFASKEATAYWKDVDLYIGGSEHATGHLLYSRFWNKVLKDLGYTQEEEPFKKLINQGMIQGRSNFVYRIIGTNKFVSYGLRKDYDTHPLHVDVNIVTNDILDLDKFKNSLPDYANAEFILEDGKYFCGHEVEKMSKSKFNVVNPDDIIDQYGADTLRMYEMFLGPLEQAKPWNTNGISGVYNFLRKFWNLFLDEKGNFHVSNEEPTKAELKALHKIIQKVQEDVDRFSFNTSVSSYMICVNELTALKCNKRAILEPLVITLSPYAPHISEELWSLLNPGKGSVITAAYPEFKAEYLVEDAFDYPISINGKVRTKINLSLTLEPADVEKQVLESADVAKFLDGKTPKKVIVVKGRIVNVVI
- a CDS encoding DEAD/DEAH box helicase, which gives rise to MTFNDLNLIEPITKALQGEGYTNPTPIQEQAIPVILQGKDLLGCAQTGTGKTAAFAIPTLQLLSQNSRHEQGPKAIKALILTPTRELAIQIGDSFAAYGKYLKLNHLVIYGGVSQLAQTAALSKGVDILIATPGRLLDLMNQKFVHLHKIQFFVLDEADRMLDMGFVNDVKRVISKLPEKRQTLFFSATMPPVIQQLADSILTQPVKVEVTPVSSTAETINQSVYMVDRSSKKALLNHILEDQSIETALVFSRTKHGADRIARDLNKGKIKAEAIHGDKSQNARQRALSNFKSKEIRVLVATDIAARGIDIDELTHVINFDVPYEAETYVHRIGRTGRAGANGSAFTFCDAEEMTYLKDITKLIGKAIPTVEDHPFPLTIQRILEVQNQQTQKKNDNRQNKRGNSHNKNKGATQHSKKKQHRKGTPNKQARQQP
- the murI gene encoding glutamate racemase, which translates into the protein MQQGPIGVFDSGYGGLTVLKEVVRQLPDYDYLYLGDNARAPYGTRSFETVYHYTLECVNYLFSQGCSLIILACNTASAKALRSIQQNDLPKMTGNKRVLGVIRPTAEIVGNMTRSKQIGILGTAGTVASGSYPIEIQKYFPQVGVHQEACPMWVPLVENDEYDSPGADYFVKQHLERLLNKSSEIDTIVLGCTHYPLLAGKILKYLSPDIKLLSQGEIVAHSLSDYLNRHPEIEALCSRHGQRHFLTTDSIEVFEKHASRFFGKPVRAEHIDLV